The Streptomyces luteogriseus genome includes a window with the following:
- a CDS encoding ECF transporter S component, with amino-acid sequence MSLRTTTRPPAQRQARAVRLGPRSVTALALVSAVGVAGFGWPFLAPPTSRIGAHAQDAPWLFAGVLVLLVAVVAAAISESGLGPKAVAMLGVLAATGAALRPIGAGTAGIEPMFFLMVLSGRVLGPGFGFVLGSVTMFASALLTGGVGPWLPFQMLAMGWFAMGAGLLPGPDRLRGRGELAMLAGYGFLAAFAYGTVMNMAGWPFMSALASNVAFDPHAPVAGNLARFVAYCLATSLGWDLGRAVVTVVLTLTLGPAVLRALRRATRRAAFETPVTFEASRQ; translated from the coding sequence ATGAGTCTCCGGACGACCACCCGCCCGCCCGCGCAGCGACAGGCCCGGGCCGTCCGTCTCGGCCCCCGCTCCGTCACCGCCCTGGCCCTGGTCAGCGCGGTGGGCGTGGCCGGCTTCGGCTGGCCCTTCCTCGCCCCGCCCACCTCGCGGATCGGCGCGCACGCGCAGGACGCGCCCTGGCTCTTCGCCGGCGTCCTCGTACTGCTCGTGGCGGTCGTGGCCGCGGCGATCTCGGAGTCCGGTCTCGGCCCGAAGGCGGTCGCGATGCTCGGCGTGCTGGCCGCCACGGGAGCGGCCCTGCGGCCGATCGGCGCCGGTACCGCCGGTATCGAGCCGATGTTCTTCCTGATGGTGCTGAGCGGCCGGGTGCTCGGACCGGGTTTCGGGTTCGTCCTCGGCTCGGTGACGATGTTCGCGTCCGCGCTGCTCACGGGCGGGGTGGGGCCGTGGCTGCCGTTCCAGATGCTGGCGATGGGCTGGTTCGCGATGGGCGCGGGCCTGCTGCCCGGCCCGGACCGGCTGCGCGGGCGGGGTGAACTGGCCATGCTCGCCGGCTACGGCTTCCTCGCCGCGTTCGCCTACGGCACGGTGATGAACATGGCGGGCTGGCCCTTCATGAGTGCCCTCGCCTCGAACGTGGCCTTCGACCCGCACGCGCCGGTCGCCGGGAACCTGGCCCGTTTCGTCGCGTACTGCCTGGCCACGTCGCTGGGCTGGGACCTGGGCCGGGCCGTCGTCACGGTCGTCCTGACGCTCACCCTCGGCCCGGCGGTGCTCAGGGCGCTGCGCCGGGCCACACGCCGGGCGGCCTTCGAGACGCCGGTCACGTTCGAGGCATCCCGGCAGTGA
- a CDS encoding ABC transporter ATP-binding protein: MIRFEDVSVTYDGAPEPTVRGIDFEVPEGELVLLAGPSGVGKSTVLGAVSGLVPHFTGGTLRGRVTVAGRDTRTHKPRELADVVGTVGQDPLSHFVTDTVEDELAYGMESLGLAPDVMRRRVEETLDLLGLAGLRDRPIATLSGGQQQRVAIGSVLTPHPGVLVLDEPTSALDPAAAEEVLAVLQRLVHDLGTTVLMAEHRLERVIQYADQVVLLPSPGAPPILGDPAEVMAVSPVYPPVVALGRLAGWSPLPLTVRDARRRAADLKLQLENAAPEGRGEPRDKPQPPRTRKHSEPPTPVGAAHVQALSVTRARVQALHHITLTITPGETIALMGRNGAGKSTLLNSLVGLVKPSSGTVRLGEATPHRTAPKDLVRKVGLVPQEPRDLLYADTVAAECAAADQDAGADPGTCRALVTELLPGVTDDTHPRDLSEGQRLALALAVVLTARPPLLLLDEPTRGLDYAAKARLVAVLRALAAEGHAIVLATHDVELAAELADRVVLLAEGEVIADGPTADIVVSSPSFAPQVTKILAPQHWLTVPQVRAALEETAR, encoded by the coding sequence GTGATCCGCTTCGAGGATGTCTCCGTGACGTACGACGGGGCTCCCGAACCCACCGTCCGGGGCATCGACTTCGAGGTCCCGGAGGGCGAACTCGTCCTCCTGGCCGGTCCGTCCGGCGTCGGCAAGTCCACGGTCCTGGGCGCGGTCAGCGGGCTCGTCCCGCACTTCACCGGCGGCACCCTGCGCGGCCGGGTCACGGTCGCCGGCCGCGACACCCGCACCCACAAGCCGCGTGAACTGGCCGACGTGGTGGGCACGGTCGGCCAGGACCCGCTCTCCCATTTCGTCACCGACACCGTCGAGGACGAACTGGCCTACGGCATGGAGTCGCTGGGCCTCGCCCCGGACGTGATGCGGCGCCGCGTCGAGGAGACGCTCGACCTGCTCGGACTGGCCGGCCTGCGCGACCGGCCGATCGCCACGCTCTCCGGCGGCCAGCAGCAGCGCGTCGCGATCGGCTCGGTGCTCACCCCGCACCCGGGCGTCCTCGTCCTGGACGAGCCGACCTCCGCGCTCGATCCGGCGGCCGCCGAGGAGGTGCTGGCGGTCCTCCAGCGGCTCGTCCACGACCTCGGCACGACCGTCCTCATGGCCGAACACCGCCTGGAACGCGTCATCCAGTACGCCGACCAGGTCGTCCTGCTTCCGTCCCCGGGCGCACCCCCGATCCTGGGCGACCCGGCCGAGGTGATGGCCGTGTCCCCGGTGTACCCCCCGGTGGTGGCCCTGGGCCGCCTGGCGGGCTGGTCCCCCCTCCCGCTGACGGTCCGCGACGCCCGCCGCAGGGCAGCAGATCTGAAGCTACAGCTGGAAAACGCCGCTCCCGAGGGGCGCGGGGAACCGCGCGACAAGCCACAACCGCCCCGCACCCGCAAACACTCCGAACCGCCCACCCCGGTAGGCGCAGCCCACGTACAAGCTCTCTCGGTCACCCGCGCCCGCGTCCAAGCCCTGCACCACATCACCCTCACCATCACCCCCGGCGAGACCATCGCCCTCATGGGCCGCAACGGCGCCGGAAAATCCACCCTGCTCAACTCCCTCGTGGGCCTGGTCAAGCCCAGCTCCGGAACCGTCCGCCTCGGCGAAGCCACCCCCCACCGCACCGCTCCGAAGGACCTCGTCCGCAAGGTCGGCCTCGTCCCCCAGGAACCCCGCGACCTGCTCTACGCCGACACCGTCGCCGCCGAGTGCGCGGCGGCCGACCAGGACGCCGGCGCCGACCCCGGCACCTGCCGGGCCCTGGTCACCGAGCTGCTGCCCGGCGTCACCGACGACACCCATCCCCGGGACCTCTCGGAAGGACAGCGGCTCGCGCTCGCCCTGGCCGTCGTGCTGACCGCCCGGCCCCCGCTGCTCCTGCTGGACGAGCCGACCCGGGGCCTGGACTACGCGGCGAAGGCCCGGCTCGTCGCGGTGCTGCGCGCCCTGGCCGCCGAGGGCCACGCCATCGTCCTGGCCACGCACGACGTGGAACTCGCCGCCGAGCTCGCCGACCGGGTGGTGCTCCTGGCCGAGGGCGAGGTGATCGCGGACGGCCCGACGGCCGACATCGTCGTCTCGTCACCGTCCTTCGCCCCGCAGGTCACCAAGATCCTCGCGCCCCAGCACTGGCTCACGGTCCCCCAGGTCCGCGCGGCACTGGAGGAGACCGCCCGATGA
- a CDS encoding energy-coupling factor transporter transmembrane component T: MGSATRRGHRAQLHPGAWWLWALALGTAATRTTNPLLLALLITVSAYVVAARRPDTPWSRSYGAFVKLALAVILIRLLFAIVLGSPIPGTHTLLTLPELPLPAWAQGIRLGGEVTAEALTFALYDGLRLATLLICVGAANALANPSRLLKSLPGALYEMGVAVVVALTFAPNLIADVQRLRAARRLRGRPDKGMRGLLQVGLPVLEGALERSVSLAAAMDARGYGRTAQVPPAVRRTTAALTLGGLLGVCAGTYGLLTAEGAAYGFPLLLVGLAAALAGLRLGGRRSPRTRYRPDRWDVRAWLVVASGVAVAALLALAAARDPAALHPGVVPLVAPTLPLWPAAAVLLGLLPAFVAPDPEEPS, encoded by the coding sequence GTGGGTAGCGCCACCCGGCGCGGTCACCGGGCGCAACTGCACCCCGGAGCCTGGTGGCTCTGGGCGCTGGCGCTCGGCACGGCGGCCACCCGCACCACCAACCCCCTGCTGCTCGCCCTCCTCATCACGGTCTCCGCCTACGTCGTGGCCGCCCGCCGCCCCGACACCCCCTGGTCCCGCTCCTACGGCGCCTTCGTCAAGCTCGCCCTCGCCGTGATCCTCATCCGTCTGCTCTTCGCGATCGTCCTCGGCTCCCCCATCCCGGGCACGCACACCCTCCTCACCCTCCCCGAACTCCCCCTCCCCGCCTGGGCCCAGGGCATCCGTCTCGGCGGCGAGGTGACCGCGGAGGCCCTCACCTTCGCCCTGTACGACGGTCTGCGACTGGCCACCCTCCTCATCTGCGTCGGCGCCGCGAACGCCCTCGCCAACCCCTCCCGCCTCCTCAAGTCCCTCCCGGGCGCCCTGTACGAGATGGGCGTCGCGGTCGTCGTCGCCCTCACCTTCGCCCCGAACCTCATCGCCGACGTCCAGCGCCTGCGCGCCGCCCGCCGTCTGCGCGGCCGGCCGGACAAGGGCATGCGGGGCCTGCTCCAGGTGGGCCTCCCGGTCCTGGAGGGCGCGCTGGAGCGCTCGGTCTCCCTCGCCGCCGCGATGGACGCCCGCGGCTACGGCCGTACCGCCCAGGTCCCGCCCGCCGTACGGCGTACCACCGCCGCGCTCACCCTCGGCGGTCTGCTGGGTGTCTGCGCGGGAACGTACGGCCTGCTCACGGCCGAAGGTGCCGCCTACGGCTTCCCCCTGCTCCTCGTGGGTCTCGCCGCCGCCCTCGCGGGGCTCAGGCTCGGCGGACGCCGCTCGCCGCGCACCCGCTACCGGCCGGACCGCTGGGACGTGCGCGCCTGGCTGGTCGTCGCCTCCGGCGTCGCGGTCGCGGCCCTGCTCGCCCTCGCCGCGGCCCGTGACCCGGCGGCCCTGCACCCGGGCGTGGTCCCCCTGGTCGCCCCCACCCTCCCCCTCTGGCCGGCCGCGGCCGTACTGCTCGGCCTGCTGCCCGCGTTCGTCGCCCCCGATCCCGAGGAGCCGTCGTGA
- a CDS encoding SCO2322 family protein, translated as MIRRVLLLLLASLLLCAGAGQAKAAGYRYWSFWERDGEQWVYATQGPSLARPSDGDVQGFRFAVSEDSASATRPRGTADFATICARTPAKDGRKRVALVIDFGTPADAPGGETPPAARTACARVSSDATTAEALAAVAKPLRYDTNALLCAISGYPEKGCGEQVSQRQDQQQKPAAEEKTPSDDGPSLGLVAGIAVVVLLGGAAIWQVRRRG; from the coding sequence GTGATCCGCCGGGTCCTGCTCCTCCTCCTGGCCTCGCTCCTGCTGTGCGCGGGCGCGGGCCAGGCCAAGGCCGCCGGTTACCGGTACTGGTCGTTCTGGGAGCGCGACGGCGAGCAGTGGGTTTACGCCACCCAGGGCCCTTCCCTGGCCCGCCCCTCGGACGGTGACGTCCAGGGCTTCCGCTTCGCGGTGAGCGAGGACTCCGCGAGCGCGACCCGGCCGCGCGGCACGGCCGACTTCGCGACGATCTGCGCGAGGACGCCCGCCAAGGACGGCAGGAAGCGGGTGGCCCTGGTCATCGACTTCGGCACCCCGGCGGACGCCCCCGGCGGCGAAACCCCGCCCGCCGCCCGCACGGCCTGCGCCCGGGTATCCTCCGACGCGACGACGGCCGAGGCCCTGGCGGCGGTGGCCAAGCCGCTGCGGTACGACACCAACGCCCTGCTGTGCGCGATCTCGGGCTATCCGGAGAAGGGCTGCGGCGAACAGGTCTCGCAGCGGCAGGACCAGCAACAGAAACCTGCGGCCGAAGAGAAGACCCCGTCGGACGACGGTCCGTCCCTCGGCCTGGTCGCGGGCATCGCCGTGGTGGTGCTCCTGGGCGGGGCGGCGATCTGGCAGGTACGGCGGCGTGGGTAG
- a CDS encoding prenyltransferase/squalene oxidase repeat-containing protein: MNVRRSAAVLAAVAVIGAATPAAADPSPSPSQALPSALYGGTDPKYDGVWRQSLALLAQDTVGVKPAAKSVQWLTRQQCENGSFAAYRPDPTAACDAKTMLDTNATSAAVQALTALGGHDDVTGKAVGWLKSVQNEDGGWGYSPGGASDTNSTSVVIGALAAAGEKPDRVEKDGKSPYDALLKLALPCGGDGDGAFAFQPDKKGELAANADATAAGVLGSLGKGMVVEPGKKSDTTCEKATTPEQAAANGAGYLTAALTKDGGHLMSALAGAEPQPDYGNTADAVVALAAQGDTAQAEKSVRWLEKNSAVWAAQSGPAAYAQLIFAAHATGTNPRDFGGADLVKQLGATGPAPQTAGETKAADEKDDSGSGLFGVWWFVGVCLVAGIGIGFLFSGRKKKQQP, encoded by the coding sequence ATGAACGTTCGCCGCAGCGCCGCGGTCCTGGCCGCCGTCGCCGTGATCGGCGCCGCCACCCCGGCCGCCGCCGACCCGTCCCCGTCGCCCTCCCAGGCGCTTCCGTCCGCTCTGTACGGCGGCACGGACCCGAAGTACGACGGTGTCTGGCGCCAGTCGCTCGCGCTGCTCGCGCAGGACACCGTCGGCGTGAAGCCGGCGGCGAAGTCCGTGCAGTGGCTGACGCGGCAGCAGTGCGAGAACGGCTCCTTCGCCGCGTACCGCCCCGACCCCACCGCCGCGTGCGACGCCAAGACCATGCTGGACACCAATGCCACGTCCGCCGCCGTGCAGGCCCTCACCGCGCTCGGCGGGCACGACGACGTCACCGGAAAGGCCGTCGGCTGGCTGAAGTCCGTGCAGAACGAGGACGGCGGCTGGGGCTACTCGCCCGGCGGTGCCAGCGACACCAATTCGACGTCGGTCGTCATCGGCGCGCTCGCCGCCGCGGGCGAGAAGCCGGACCGGGTCGAGAAGGACGGCAAGTCGCCCTACGACGCGCTGCTGAAGCTCGCCCTGCCCTGCGGCGGGGACGGCGACGGCGCCTTCGCGTTCCAGCCGGACAAGAAGGGCGAGCTCGCCGCCAACGCGGACGCCACGGCGGCCGGTGTGCTCGGCTCCCTGGGCAAGGGCATGGTCGTCGAGCCCGGCAAGAAGTCCGACACGACCTGCGAGAAGGCCACCACGCCGGAGCAGGCGGCGGCGAACGGCGCCGGTTACCTCACCGCCGCCCTGACCAAGGACGGTGGGCATCTGATGTCCGCCCTGGCCGGTGCCGAGCCCCAGCCCGACTACGGCAACACCGCCGACGCGGTCGTCGCGCTCGCCGCACAGGGCGACACCGCCCAGGCGGAGAAGTCGGTGCGGTGGCTGGAGAAGAACTCCGCGGTCTGGGCCGCGCAGAGCGGTCCGGCCGCCTACGCCCAACTGATCTTCGCCGCCCACGCGACGGGCACGAACCCGCGCGACTTCGGCGGCGCGGACCTGGTGAAGCAGCTGGGCGCGACGGGCCCGGCCCCGCAGACGGCCGGTGAGACCAAGGCCGCGGACGAGAAGGACGACTCCGGCTCGGGCCTCTTCGGCGTCTGGTGGTTCGTCGGCGTCTGCCTGGTCGCCGGCATCGGCATCGGCTTCCTGTTCTCCGGCCGCAAGAAGAAGCAGCAGCCGTGA
- a CDS encoding SAM-dependent methyltransferase: MTDQVENAEQEPFPKIDTSVPHSARIWNYWLGGKDNYEVDRVAGDAFRELFPGIETGARAARYFLARAVRHLAAEEGIRQFLDIGTGLPNVDNTHQIAQRVAPESRIVYVDNDPLVLAHARALLTSTTEGVTNYVDADLRDPGAIVREAGKTLDFDRPVALMLMGILGHIEDHDEARSIVRRLVDALPPGSYLVQYDSTDTSEDYVRAIQQYNDGGSIPYILRSPEQIARYFDGLELLEPGVASCSRWRPDAAALGLPAEVHQYGGVALKR; the protein is encoded by the coding sequence ATGACCGACCAGGTGGAGAACGCCGAGCAGGAGCCGTTCCCCAAGATCGACACCTCGGTGCCGCACTCGGCCCGGATCTGGAACTACTGGCTGGGCGGGAAGGACAACTACGAAGTCGACCGGGTCGCCGGTGACGCGTTCCGTGAACTCTTCCCCGGGATCGAGACCGGCGCCCGCGCCGCCCGCTACTTCCTCGCCCGCGCCGTACGCCACCTCGCCGCCGAAGAGGGCATCCGCCAGTTCCTGGACATCGGCACCGGCCTGCCCAACGTGGACAACACCCACCAGATCGCCCAGCGGGTGGCCCCGGAGAGCCGGATCGTCTACGTCGACAACGACCCGCTGGTGCTGGCCCACGCCCGCGCCCTGCTCACCAGCACGACGGAAGGCGTCACCAACTACGTCGACGCCGACCTGCGCGATCCGGGGGCCATCGTCCGGGAGGCCGGGAAGACACTCGACTTCGACCGGCCCGTCGCCCTCATGCTGATGGGCATCCTGGGCCACATCGAGGACCACGACGAGGCCCGCTCGATCGTGCGCCGGCTGGTGGACGCCCTGCCGCCCGGCAGCTACCTCGTGCAGTACGACTCCACCGACACCAGCGAGGACTACGTCCGGGCCATCCAGCAGTACAACGACGGCGGCTCGATCCCGTACATCCTGCGCAGTCCCGAGCAGATCGCGCGCTACTTCGACGGCCTGGAGCTGCTCGAACCGGGGGTGGCGTCCTGCTCGCGCTGGCGTCCCGACGCGGCGGCCCTGGGCCTGCCGGCGGAGGTGCACCAGTACGGCGGCGTCGCCCTCAAGCGCTGA
- a CDS encoding helix-turn-helix domain-containing protein, whose amino-acid sequence MGTEEAARTTTGSGALDGGCAGPMVPRLALGARLRALREERGIGRADAGHVIRASSSKISRMEAGRHGFKLRDVADLLTLYGVTDSAERATLLALAEQANTPAWWRSYSDVVPAWTQTYLGAEQAASLIRSFRVQRVPGLLQTADYARAAVRLVHPDAGTAEVDRRVALRMARQRILHRQPATRLWAVIDEAALRRPVGGIRVMRDQLRHLIEICRLPHVTVQILPLAVGAHAAESGPVTILRLPGGQLPDVVYLEQLTGALYPDRPAEIECYWDAMNRLVVEAESPDETPTILHRVLQET is encoded by the coding sequence ATGGGCACCGAAGAGGCCGCACGCACGACGACCGGCAGCGGGGCCCTGGACGGCGGGTGTGCCGGGCCCATGGTGCCGCGGCTGGCCCTCGGTGCCCGGCTGCGCGCGCTGCGGGAGGAACGGGGCATCGGCCGGGCGGACGCGGGGCACGTCATCCGCGCCTCCTCCTCCAAGATCAGCCGGATGGAAGCCGGCCGCCACGGCTTCAAACTGCGGGACGTCGCCGATCTGCTCACCCTCTACGGCGTCACGGACTCGGCCGAGCGCGCCACCCTGCTGGCGCTGGCCGAGCAGGCCAACACCCCTGCCTGGTGGCGGTCGTACAGCGATGTCGTACCGGCCTGGACGCAGACCTACCTCGGGGCCGAGCAGGCGGCGAGCCTCATCCGCTCCTTCCGGGTGCAGCGCGTCCCCGGACTGCTGCAGACCGCCGACTACGCGCGGGCCGCCGTGCGGCTCGTGCACCCGGACGCCGGTACGGCGGAGGTCGACCGCCGGGTCGCCCTGCGGATGGCCCGCCAGCGGATCCTGCACCGGCAGCCGGCGACCCGGTTGTGGGCCGTGATCGACGAGGCGGCGCTGCGCCGCCCGGTGGGCGGCATCCGTGTCATGCGGGACCAGCTCAGGCATCTCATCGAGATCTGCCGGCTCCCGCACGTGACGGTGCAGATCCTGCCGCTCGCCGTCGGCGCTCACGCCGCGGAGAGCGGCCCGGTCACCATTCTGCGGCTGCCCGGTGGGCAGTTGCCCGACGTGGTCTACCTGGAGCAGCTCACCGGCGCCCTCTACCCCGACCGGCCGGCCGAGATCGAGTGCTACTGGGATGCCATGAACCGGCTGGTGGTCGAAGCCGAGTCACCGGACGAGACTCCGACCATCCTGCACCGGGTCCTTCAGGAGACCTGA
- a CDS encoding nuclear transport factor 2 family protein: protein MDPMERLLAERACERLILDFVHRLDLGEPSSVAELFTADGVWQWPHDGRLVRGRDALRTYFGSRPADRLSRRMMSNVLVTVTSPDTAGAISYFTTYRVDGYEGGVVPAGPPVQIGHYEDTFRRADGTWLLAERTLHLPFGGPTPRPNVPAS, encoded by the coding sequence ATGGACCCCATGGAACGCCTCCTCGCCGAACGCGCCTGCGAGCGCCTGATCCTCGACTTCGTCCACCGGCTCGACCTCGGCGAACCCTCTTCCGTCGCCGAGCTGTTCACGGCGGACGGCGTCTGGCAGTGGCCGCATGACGGGCGGCTGGTCAGGGGCCGGGACGCCCTGCGCACGTACTTCGGCTCCCGCCCGGCCGACCGGCTCTCCCGACGCATGATGTCCAACGTGCTGGTCACCGTGACCTCGCCGGACACGGCCGGGGCGATCTCCTACTTCACGACGTACCGCGTCGACGGCTACGAGGGCGGTGTCGTCCCGGCCGGGCCGCCGGTCCAGATCGGGCACTACGAGGACACGTTCCGCCGGGCCGACGGGACCTGGCTGCTCGCCGAACGGACCCTCCACCTTCCCTTCGGCGGACCCACCCCGCGTCCGAACGTGCCCGCGTCATAA
- a CDS encoding MBL fold metallo-hydrolase: MTQVTDHGGGVRSLRVPIPDNPLGHTLVYVVDTDRGPVLIDTGWDDPESWDTLAEGLTACGTSAAGIHGVVITHHHPDHHGLSGRVREASGAWIAMHAADTAVVRRTREARPERWFAYMAAKLTAAGAPEEHIAPLRQPRHRTLPGLSPALPDRDIVPGELLALPGRRLRAIWTPGHTPGHVCLHLEEDHPARLPGRGRLFSGDHLLPEITPHIGLYEDPEDTTVTDPLGDYLDSLERVGRLAPAEVLPAHQHPFSDAAARVRELLAHHESRLTDLLVLLAEPLTPWQLAERMEWNRPWAEIPYGSRTIAVSEAEAHLRRLLKLGRAEAVPGSEPVTYVAV; this comes from the coding sequence ATGACACAGGTGACCGACCACGGCGGCGGCGTCCGGTCCCTCCGGGTCCCGATCCCGGACAACCCGCTCGGCCACACGCTGGTGTACGTCGTCGACACCGACCGCGGCCCGGTGCTGATCGACACCGGCTGGGACGATCCGGAGTCCTGGGACACCCTCGCGGAGGGCCTCACGGCCTGCGGCACCTCGGCCGCCGGGATCCACGGCGTGGTCATCACCCACCACCACCCCGACCACCACGGCCTGTCCGGCCGGGTCCGGGAGGCGTCGGGCGCGTGGATCGCGATGCACGCGGCGGACACCGCGGTCGTACGGCGGACCCGGGAGGCCCGCCCCGAGCGCTGGTTCGCGTACATGGCGGCCAAGCTCACCGCGGCCGGTGCCCCCGAGGAGCACATCGCGCCCCTGCGGCAGCCCCGCCACCGCACCCTGCCCGGCCTCTCCCCCGCCCTGCCCGACCGCGACATCGTCCCCGGCGAACTCCTGGCGCTGCCCGGCCGCCGGCTGCGCGCGATCTGGACGCCGGGGCACACACCGGGCCACGTCTGCCTCCACCTGGAGGAGGACCACCCGGCCCGACTCCCGGGCCGGGGCCGCCTGTTCTCCGGTGATCACCTTCTGCCCGAGATCACTCCGCACATCGGCCTCTACGAGGATCCCGAGGACACCACCGTCACAGACCCCCTGGGCGACTACCTCGACTCCCTCGAACGCGTCGGCCGCCTGGCCCCCGCCGAGGTCCTCCCGGCCCACCAGCACCCCTTCTCCGACGCCGCTGCCCGCGTGCGGGAGCTGCTCGCCCACCACGAGTCCCGCCTGACCGACCTGCTCGTCCTGCTCGCCGAGCCCCTCACCCCCTGGCAGCTCGCCGAGCGCATGGAGTGGAACCGCCCCTGGGCCGAGATCCCGTACGGCTCCCGCACCATCGCCGTCTCGGAGGCCGAGGCGCATCTGCGGCGCCTGCTGAAGCTGGGGCGGGCGGAGGCGGTGCCGGGGAGCGAACCGGTGACGTACGTGGCGGTGTGA